The Chloroflexota bacterium genome window below encodes:
- a CDS encoding universal stress protein, translating to MFHRVLVGFDGSPSGWCALRHGIQVAKEDGADLWALSVEEPLPHYASAANKVQAEGSAVAAYFERLQAEAQREAESHAVALQTETVHGHAAQAIVDFASQIRADLIIVGQHGHRGVMKRLLGSTSDRVVDIAPCSVLVVRSDDTTP from the coding sequence GTGTTTCACCGAGTTCTCGTGGGATTCGACGGCTCACCCAGTGGGTGGTGCGCCCTACGCCACGGCATCCAGGTGGCGAAAGAGGACGGTGCCGACCTCTGGGCCTTGTCGGTCGAGGAGCCACTCCCGCACTACGCCTCCGCTGCCAACAAGGTGCAGGCTGAAGGGTCCGCAGTGGCAGCGTACTTTGAGCGACTCCAGGCGGAGGCGCAACGGGAGGCAGAGTCACATGCGGTCGCGCTGCAGACCGAGACCGTGCATGGTCACGCGGCACAGGCAATTGTGGACTTCGCCAGCCAGATTCGTGCCGACCTCATCATCGTCGGCCAGCACGGCCACCGGGGGGTGATGAAGCGCTTGCTCGGTAGCACCAGCGACCGGGTCGTCGACATCGCACCATGCTCGGTCCTCGTCGTCCGGAGCGACGACACCACTCCGTAG